In the Solanum pennellii chromosome 5, SPENNV200 genome, one interval contains:
- the LOC107020288 gene encoding protein decapping 5 isoform X1, with translation MAAESSSARSSGSSADSYIGSLISLTSKSEIRYEGILYNINTDESSIGLRNVRSFGTEGRKKDGPQVPPSDKTYEYILFRGSDIKDLQVKSSPPLQPTQPINNDPAIIQSHYPRPPTTSASLPAAVGGSLTDLGSHSAQPGHPGSTFQSGPPLYQPGGNMGSWGPSPPPPNAGAGGLAMPMYWQGFYGAPNGLPQMQQQSLLRPPPGLAMPPSMPPSMPQMQFSGFNSSLPTGGSSLQAPNFPEYPSSLMPTTTSLTSSSLPAATLPSTVPSLQPVVPVTETISSAISKKASVSAIPNSALSASLPTLPPLSTSPDVNPVVLPVSNKPNPVPSPALSQSVSTIVETPTPSLITPGQLLQSGPIDVPSTQSMQTSQRDVEVDQVVPAPPSEPPAPAKTEAQPPILPLPSQTRVQKTNGAPYQPRYVNFRGRGGRGMGVSRPITKFDEDFDFMAMNEKFKKDEVWGHLGKSNREGDGNGSDEDISYNEYEDDLPKIDIQPVYNKDDFFDSLSSNALDHDSNHGRTRFSEQRKIDVETFGDFSRYRGGRGGRGPGRGGRSRGSYYGRGGGYGYGYGNGNGNGTGYGYGGGRGRGRGVPSRTL, from the exons ATGGCGGCAGAGAGTTCATCGGCCAGATCTAGTGGATCGTCGGCGGATTCGTATATCGGTAGTTTGATTAGCTTGACTTCGAAGAGTGAGATCCGGTATGAAGGCATTCTCTATAACATCAACACTGATGAGTCCAGTATCGGTCTACGCAATG TAAGATCATTTGGAACAGAGGGAAGAAAAAAGGATGGGCCTCAAGTACCTCCAAGTGACAAGACTTATGAATACATACTTTTTCGTGGAAGTGATATCAAG GATTTGCAAGTTAAGTCTTCGCCACCTCTTCAACCTACACAACCTATAAACAACGACCCAGCTATTATACAG TCTCACTATCCTCGACCACCTACTACATCGGCAAGTTTACCTGCTGCTGTTGGTGGATCTTTGACTGATCTAGGTTCCCATTCTGCACAGCCGGGACATCCTGGCTCAACATTCCAAAGTGGCCCGCCTTTGTATCAACCTGGAGGTAATATGGGATCTTGGGGTCCATCTCCTCCTCCTCCAAATGCTGGAGCTGGTGGACTTGCTATGCCAATGTATTGGCAAGGTTTTTATGGTGCACCCAATGGATTACCACAAATGCAGCAACAATCTTTGCTTCGTCCTCCTCCTGGACTGGCCATGCCTCCTTCCATGCCTCCTTCCATGCCGCAGATGCAGTTTTCTGGTTTCAATTCGTCTTTGCCAACTGGAGGATCAAGCCTACAGGCGCCAAACTTCCCAGAATACCCTTCTTCATTGATGCCAACAACTACTAGTTTAACCTCTAGTTCTTTACCTGCTGCTACTTTGCCTTCAACTGTGCCATCACTGCAACCTGTGGTACCTGTGACTGAAACAATATCCAGCGCAATTTCAAAGAAGGCTTCTGTTTCTGCTATACCCAATTCGGCATTAAGTGCTAGTTTACCAACTTTGCCTCCTTTGTCAACAAGTCCTGATGTAAATCCCGTTGTTCTGCCAGTATCTAATAAACCTAATCCAGTACCTAGCCCAGCTTTGTCTCAATCGGTATCTACTATTGTGGAGACACCCACACCGTCGCTGATAACTCCAGGGCAGCTGCTGCAATCTGGACCAATTGATGTTCCATCAACTCAATCTATGCAGACATCTCAAAGAGATGTAGAAGTGGATCAAGTAGTGCCTGCACCACCTTCAGAACCTCCAGCCCCTGCTAAAACAGAAGCTCAGCCACCAATATTACCATTACCATCCCAGACACGTGTGCAGAAG ACAAATGGAGCTCCATATCAGCCGCGTTACGTCAACTTCAGAGGTCGTGGTGGAAGAGGAATGGGG GTTTCTAGACCAATAACAAAGTTCGATGAGGATTTTGATTTTATGGCCATGAATGAGAAGTTCAAGAAAGATGAAGTATGGGGTCATCTTGGCAAAAGTAACAGAGAAGGAGATGGAAATGGCAGTGATGAGGATATCTCTTACAATGAATATGAGGACGACCTTCCTAAGATTGATATCCAG CCTGTTTACAACAAGGACGACTTTTTTGACTCTTTGTCTAGTAATGCACTTGACCATGACTCAAATCATGGAAGGACCAGGTTCTCCGAGCAAAGGAAGATAGATGTTGAG ACATTCGGAGATTTCTCAAGATACAGGGGCGGTCGTGGTGGTCGTGGTCCTGGACGTGGTGGACGTTCTCGAGGTTCATATTATGGAAGAGGAGGTGGATATGGATATGGATATGGAAACGGAAATGGAAATGGAACTGGTTATGGTTATGGTGGTGGTAGGGGCAGAGGCCGTGGTGTGCCATCCCGTACTTTATAA
- the LOC107020288 gene encoding protein decapping 5 isoform X2: MAAESSSARSSGSSADSYIGSLISLTSKSEIRYEGILYNINTDESSIGLRNVRSFGTEGRKKDGPQVPPSDKTYEYILFRGSDIKDLQVKSSPPLQPTQPINNDPAIIQSHYPRPPTTSASLPAAVGGSLTDLGSHSAQPGHPGSTFQSGPPLYQPGGNMGSWGPSPPPPNAGAGGLAMPMYWQGFYGAPNGLPQMQQQSLLRPPPGLAMPPSMPPSMPQMQFSGFNSSLPTGGSSLQAPNFPEYPSSLMPTTTSLTSSSLPAATLPSTVPSLQPVVPVTETISSAISKKASVSAIPNSALSASLPTLPPLSTSPDVNPVVLPVSNKPNPVPSPALSQSVSTIVETPTPSLITPGQLLQSGPIDVPSTQSMQTSQRDVEVDQVVPAPPSEPPAPAKTEAQPPILPLPSQTRVQKVSRPITKFDEDFDFMAMNEKFKKDEVWGHLGKSNREGDGNGSDEDISYNEYEDDLPKIDIQPVYNKDDFFDSLSSNALDHDSNHGRTRFSEQRKIDVETFGDFSRYRGGRGGRGPGRGGRSRGSYYGRGGGYGYGYGNGNGNGTGYGYGGGRGRGRGVPSRTL; this comes from the exons ATGGCGGCAGAGAGTTCATCGGCCAGATCTAGTGGATCGTCGGCGGATTCGTATATCGGTAGTTTGATTAGCTTGACTTCGAAGAGTGAGATCCGGTATGAAGGCATTCTCTATAACATCAACACTGATGAGTCCAGTATCGGTCTACGCAATG TAAGATCATTTGGAACAGAGGGAAGAAAAAAGGATGGGCCTCAAGTACCTCCAAGTGACAAGACTTATGAATACATACTTTTTCGTGGAAGTGATATCAAG GATTTGCAAGTTAAGTCTTCGCCACCTCTTCAACCTACACAACCTATAAACAACGACCCAGCTATTATACAG TCTCACTATCCTCGACCACCTACTACATCGGCAAGTTTACCTGCTGCTGTTGGTGGATCTTTGACTGATCTAGGTTCCCATTCTGCACAGCCGGGACATCCTGGCTCAACATTCCAAAGTGGCCCGCCTTTGTATCAACCTGGAGGTAATATGGGATCTTGGGGTCCATCTCCTCCTCCTCCAAATGCTGGAGCTGGTGGACTTGCTATGCCAATGTATTGGCAAGGTTTTTATGGTGCACCCAATGGATTACCACAAATGCAGCAACAATCTTTGCTTCGTCCTCCTCCTGGACTGGCCATGCCTCCTTCCATGCCTCCTTCCATGCCGCAGATGCAGTTTTCTGGTTTCAATTCGTCTTTGCCAACTGGAGGATCAAGCCTACAGGCGCCAAACTTCCCAGAATACCCTTCTTCATTGATGCCAACAACTACTAGTTTAACCTCTAGTTCTTTACCTGCTGCTACTTTGCCTTCAACTGTGCCATCACTGCAACCTGTGGTACCTGTGACTGAAACAATATCCAGCGCAATTTCAAAGAAGGCTTCTGTTTCTGCTATACCCAATTCGGCATTAAGTGCTAGTTTACCAACTTTGCCTCCTTTGTCAACAAGTCCTGATGTAAATCCCGTTGTTCTGCCAGTATCTAATAAACCTAATCCAGTACCTAGCCCAGCTTTGTCTCAATCGGTATCTACTATTGTGGAGACACCCACACCGTCGCTGATAACTCCAGGGCAGCTGCTGCAATCTGGACCAATTGATGTTCCATCAACTCAATCTATGCAGACATCTCAAAGAGATGTAGAAGTGGATCAAGTAGTGCCTGCACCACCTTCAGAACCTCCAGCCCCTGCTAAAACAGAAGCTCAGCCACCAATATTACCATTACCATCCCAGACACGTGTGCAGAAG GTTTCTAGACCAATAACAAAGTTCGATGAGGATTTTGATTTTATGGCCATGAATGAGAAGTTCAAGAAAGATGAAGTATGGGGTCATCTTGGCAAAAGTAACAGAGAAGGAGATGGAAATGGCAGTGATGAGGATATCTCTTACAATGAATATGAGGACGACCTTCCTAAGATTGATATCCAG CCTGTTTACAACAAGGACGACTTTTTTGACTCTTTGTCTAGTAATGCACTTGACCATGACTCAAATCATGGAAGGACCAGGTTCTCCGAGCAAAGGAAGATAGATGTTGAG ACATTCGGAGATTTCTCAAGATACAGGGGCGGTCGTGGTGGTCGTGGTCCTGGACGTGGTGGACGTTCTCGAGGTTCATATTATGGAAGAGGAGGTGGATATGGATATGGATATGGAAACGGAAATGGAAATGGAACTGGTTATGGTTATGGTGGTGGTAGGGGCAGAGGCCGTGGTGTGCCATCCCGTACTTTATAA
- the LOC107020629 gene encoding piriformospora indica-insensitive protein 2, producing the protein MRGFKNSSRFCVLVTIFILHFGVWCNGDTENMTAQMEKNEINSLYSTIQGFVGKWWNGSDLYPDPCGWTPIQGVSCDLFDGFWYVTDLNIGPIHDNSLSCAPNVEFSSNLFTLKHLRSLSFFSCFVSPRHHPTSIPTERWEFLASSLESLEFRSNPGLIGQIPNTFGRLIKLQSLVLVENGLSGEIPQNLGDLVNLKRLVLAGNELTGKIPDTFGRFNQLLICDLSRNKLSGVLPKPLFGGLISLLKLDLSYNNLQGEIPQEISQLKNLTLLDLSNNKLSSGLPKSIQEMTCLEELVLSNNPMGGFLDVLDWYNMIKLTTLDLSNMNLTGEIPESILKLKKLRFLGLNDNKLNGKIPKNLEDLPNVSAIYLYGNNLTGELQFSQWFYRKMGRRFGAWGNQNLCYSYGLVSTTDVPFGVKQCEQELKYVIDVEMNSSFVDFQSSMGYLNDCWILRCFVVELFMVILLLLK; encoded by the exons ATGAGGGgtttcaagaattcatcaagattTTGTGTGTTAGTTACCATTTTTATCCTCCATTTTGGTGTTTGGTGCAATGGTGATACTGAAAACATGACTGCTCAAATGGAGAAAAATGAGATAAATTCACTTTACTCAACCATTCAAGGCTTTGTTGGTAAATGGTGGAATGGTTCAGATCTTTATCCAGATCCTTGTGGTTGGACTCCCATACAG GGTGTATCTTGTGACCTGTTTGATGGTTTCTGGTATGTTACTGACTTAAACATTGGACCTATACATGATAATTCTCTAAGTTGTGCACCAAATGTGGAATTCAGCTCCAATCTATTCACATTAAAGCACCTTAGATCTCTCTCATTTTTCAGTTGTTTCGTGTCGCCTCGTCATCATCCAACTTCAATCCCAACAGAGAGGTGGGAGTTTCTTGCTAGTAGTTTGGAGTCGCTCGAGTTTCGATCAAATCCCGGTCTCATTGGCCAAATCCCAAATACATTTGGTAGACTCATAAAGCTCCAATCTTTAGTACTAGTAGAAAATGGACTCTCTGGTGAAATACCACAAAATCTTGGAGATTTAGTGAACTTGAAAAGACTAGTTCTTGCTGGAAACGAACTCACCGGCAAAATACCGGATACTTTTGGAAGGTTCAATCAACTTTTGATATGTGATTTAAGCAGAAACAAACTCTCTGGTGTCTTGCCTAAACCATTATTTGGAGGTTTGATCTCACTTTTGAAACTTGATTTGAGTTACAACAACTTACAAGGCGAAATCCCACAAGAGATCTCACAATTGAAGAATTTAACACTTTTAGACCTTAGTAACAACAAGTTATCAAGTGGATTACCTAAGTCAATTCAAGAAATGACATGTTTGGAGGAGTTAGTCTTGTCAAACAATCCAATGGGTGGATTCTTGGATGTTCTTGATTGGTATAACATGATAAAGTTAACAACTTTGGATTTGTCAAACATGAATTTGACAGGTGAGATACCTGAGtctatattaaagttaaaaaagttAAGATTTTTGGGACTTAATGACAATAAACTCAATGGTAAAATCCCAAAGAATCTTGAAGATTTGCCTAATGTAAGTGCTATTTACCTATATGGTAACAATCTAACAGGTGAACTTCAATTCTCTCAATGGTTTTATAGGAAAATGGGAAGGAGATTTGGGGCATGGGGGAATCAAAATTTATGTTACTCTTATGGTTTGGTGTCAACAACCGATGTTCCGTTTGGGGTAAAACAATGTGAACAAGAACTCAAGTATGTTATTGATGTTGAGATGAACTCAAGTTTTGTGGATTTTCAATCTTCAATGGGATATTTGAATGATTGTTGGATTTTGAGATGTTTTGTAGTTGAACTATTTATGGTTATTCTACTATTGTTGAAATGA